In a genomic window of Amycolatopsis japonica:
- a CDS encoding WXG100 family type VII secretion target, which produces MTVGYGDVREWDAEALHAAATDLGGRRDKLVGLQDELDDARKLPDWRGPAGERARDSLGDTRNKAEILIAELSAVERALQNASDDVSALKTRVANNDSLAGTYQFSVAADGAIVDGKPADPPPKSRFEAEERAESQRHRETIRKQLEQESKAILTTANSIDAALARVMRLVQDGQISDHEATDLAGAKKGGQIDAGVIEMEQALRDAGLLSGPPASGHYRQWLENAVRRGVSIDTIKKIADDHDITPEDFKVLDGMEEIREDEDGDGTYKSYFLMPTDVSGDDAAKAVRMTYILNAGTDYGAGGEKTDFAPTPYGSEELRRITDRQRENSWSYDDDVGFVHGNGGRLATTPNGMMMGLGGNLIQDQFSQQGGTAWGDTFMLNIDDAKDPAQQLREVAKSGHAWYEDDNGASQGSLDLDRLLHHEERHSQQWAREGYAGFLASYAWEKVTGGNETEEDAGLTDGGYH; this is translated from the coding sequence ATGACGGTCGGCTACGGCGACGTCCGCGAATGGGACGCCGAGGCACTCCACGCGGCGGCGACCGATCTGGGTGGCCGCCGGGACAAACTCGTCGGGCTGCAGGACGAACTCGACGACGCCAGGAAACTGCCCGACTGGCGTGGCCCTGCGGGCGAGCGCGCCCGCGATTCGCTGGGCGACACCCGGAACAAGGCCGAGATCCTGATCGCCGAGCTGTCCGCCGTCGAACGTGCCCTGCAGAACGCGTCGGACGACGTGTCCGCGCTGAAGACCAGGGTCGCCAACAACGATTCCCTCGCCGGCACCTACCAGTTCAGCGTCGCCGCCGACGGCGCCATCGTGGACGGCAAACCCGCCGACCCGCCGCCGAAGTCACGGTTCGAGGCCGAAGAGCGCGCCGAGTCCCAGCGGCACCGCGAGACCATCCGGAAGCAGCTGGAGCAGGAATCGAAGGCGATCCTCACCACGGCGAACAGCATCGACGCCGCCCTCGCCCGGGTGATGCGGCTCGTGCAGGACGGCCAGATCAGCGACCACGAGGCGACCGACCTGGCAGGCGCCAAGAAGGGCGGGCAGATCGACGCCGGTGTGATCGAGATGGAGCAGGCGCTGCGCGACGCCGGGCTGCTGAGCGGGCCACCCGCGTCCGGCCACTATCGGCAGTGGCTCGAGAACGCCGTCCGCCGGGGTGTATCGATCGACACCATCAAGAAGATCGCCGACGACCACGACATCACGCCGGAGGACTTCAAGGTCCTCGACGGGATGGAAGAGATCCGCGAGGACGAGGACGGCGACGGGACCTACAAGTCGTACTTCCTGATGCCGACCGACGTCAGCGGTGACGACGCCGCCAAGGCGGTGCGGATGACCTACATCCTCAACGCGGGCACCGATTACGGCGCCGGAGGCGAGAAGACCGACTTCGCGCCGACACCGTATGGATCCGAGGAGCTGCGACGGATCACCGACCGGCAGCGGGAGAACTCCTGGAGCTACGACGACGACGTGGGTTTCGTGCACGGCAACGGCGGGCGGCTGGCGACCACCCCGAACGGCATGATGATGGGCCTGGGCGGGAACCTCATCCAGGACCAGTTCAGCCAGCAGGGCGGGACCGCCTGGGGTGACACGTTCATGCTGAACATCGACGACGCGAAGGATCCGGCGCAGCAGCTGCGGGAGGTGGCGAAGTCGGGACACGCCTGGTACGAGGACGACAACGGCGCGTCCCAGGGCTCGCTCGACCTGGATCGGTTGCTGCACCACGAGGAGCGCCACTCCCAGCAATGGGCACGCGAAGGCTATGCCGGATTCCTCGCCTCCTACGCGTGGGAGAAGGTCACCGGCGGCAACGAAACCGAGGAAGACGCGGGACTCACCGATGGCGGATATCACTAA
- a CDS encoding TetR/AcrR family transcriptional regulator C-terminal domain-containing protein: protein MTDADHTGAGDPRRTIELLWGVREKPRRGPKPKLTVDEIVTAAIEIADTEGITSLSVRRGAEKLGVSPMTIYTYIHSRAELLDLMMDRVHGELTDPPASHDWRVTMTVLAEDAWEMYHRHPWMLQLTTGRLPLGPHTFAKHERELKAVDAIGLTDLEMDAVVAMVNGFVQGIARGSVESASLVRRSGLTDMEWWTASAPVLAEIPEADAGLFPLAARIGQAAGETHGAASAPLHTFRFGLARILDGVEQLVTGGSGTSGTELPS from the coding sequence ATGACGGACGCGGACCACACCGGGGCGGGCGACCCACGGCGGACCATCGAACTGCTCTGGGGCGTGCGTGAGAAACCCCGCCGCGGCCCCAAACCGAAGCTCACCGTCGACGAGATCGTCACCGCCGCGATCGAGATCGCCGACACCGAGGGCATCACCTCGCTGTCGGTGCGCCGGGGCGCGGAAAAGCTCGGCGTCTCCCCCATGACGATCTACACCTACATCCACAGCCGCGCCGAGCTGCTCGACCTGATGATGGACCGGGTTCATGGTGAGCTGACCGATCCGCCGGCCAGTCACGACTGGCGGGTCACGATGACGGTCCTCGCCGAGGACGCCTGGGAGATGTACCACCGGCATCCCTGGATGCTCCAGCTCACCACCGGCCGTCTCCCGCTCGGCCCGCACACCTTCGCGAAGCACGAACGCGAGCTGAAGGCCGTCGACGCGATCGGGCTCACCGACCTGGAGATGGACGCCGTCGTGGCGATGGTCAACGGCTTCGTCCAGGGCATCGCACGCGGTTCGGTGGAATCGGCGAGTCTCGTGCGGCGCTCCGGCCTGACGGACATGGAGTGGTGGACGGCCAGCGCGCCCGTGCTCGCGGAGATCCCCGAAGCCGACGCCGGCCTCTTCCCGCTGGCGGCGCGCATCGGGCAGGCCGCCGGGGAGACCCACGGTGCGGCGAGCGCGCCGCTGCACACCTTCCGGTTCGGGCTGGCGCGGATCCTGGACGGGGTCGAGCAGCTGGTCACCGGTGGTTCCGGTACCTCGGGGACCGAGCTTCCCTCCTAA